A stretch of the Actinoalloteichus fjordicus genome encodes the following:
- a CDS encoding site-specific tyrosine recombinase XerD → MTEYLDHLAVERGTARNTLDAYGRDLRRYLRSLAAREVTTLADVSRADVTAHVAALREGGPSRPALSAGSAARALIAVRGLHRFAHREGVVAVDVAAEVSPPGIPRGLPKALPVDDVLRLIDGSGGSDPRGLRDRAVVELLYSTGARISEAVGLDVDDVDTEGRTVLLAGKGGRQRLVPIGRPALAAVQAYLVRGRPTSAAAGRGGPALFLNARGGRLSRQSAWQVLKTAAAAAGLADSVSPHTLRHSFATHLMEAGADVRVVQELLGHASVTTTQVYTLVTINALREVYALAHPRARDPD, encoded by the coding sequence TTGACCGAGTATCTCGACCATCTGGCGGTCGAACGCGGCACCGCCCGCAACACCCTGGACGCCTATGGCCGGGACCTGCGTCGTTATCTGCGGAGCCTCGCCGCCAGGGAGGTGACGACGTTGGCCGACGTCTCTCGTGCGGACGTCACCGCCCACGTCGCCGCCCTTCGGGAGGGCGGGCCGTCCCGACCGGCGCTGTCGGCGGGATCGGCGGCCAGGGCGCTCATCGCGGTGCGCGGGCTGCACCGATTCGCTCATCGGGAGGGAGTCGTCGCGGTCGACGTGGCGGCCGAGGTCTCGCCGCCCGGCATCCCGCGCGGGCTGCCCAAGGCCCTGCCCGTCGACGATGTGCTGCGGCTCATCGACGGCAGCGGCGGATCAGATCCGCGTGGACTGCGTGACCGCGCCGTCGTGGAGTTGTTGTACTCGACGGGAGCCCGGATCTCCGAGGCCGTCGGTCTCGACGTCGACGACGTCGATACCGAAGGGCGGACCGTTCTGTTGGCAGGCAAGGGCGGACGACAGCGACTCGTCCCCATCGGACGACCCGCGTTGGCGGCGGTGCAGGCCTACCTGGTGCGGGGCAGGCCGACGTCGGCGGCGGCGGGCCGAGGCGGCCCGGCGCTATTCCTCAACGCGAGGGGCGGGCGTCTGTCGCGGCAGAGCGCCTGGCAGGTGCTCAAGACCGCCGCCGCAGCGGCGGGCCTCGCGGACTCCGTCTCGCCGCACACCCTCCGGCACTCGTTCGCGACGCACCTCATGGAGGCGGGCGCGGACGTGCGCGTCGTGCAGGAACTGCTCGGCCACGCCTCCGTGACCACCACGCAGGTCTACACGCTGGTCACGATCAACGCGCTTCGGGAGGTCTACGCGCTCGCGCATCCTCGCGCGCGTGACCCCGACTGA
- a CDS encoding alpha/beta hydrolase, which yields MGTRERAVRQLRSIGRPTAAVLGLSVLVGLTTAPASTAAAPFAPAASAAAAWAQDRSQGRPLPPPDAEPAVIAAFFAATGPAEAERLVDAHPAVLGQLDGAPAALRYAANRHRSDESEPAAGPDEAAVRQEQLLLFDPQGRGRVAVVLGDLDEARDVAVLVPGSDVDLARFAESELPLRRPMGMARALHDELTTRSPGTQTAVIAWLGYQTPEGIGLDAVGGRLARAGAHELVDFATGLRTQNPDQRISLVCHSYGAVVCGLAAPELAADELVFLAAPGVRAESVEELDTEARVWAGRGENDWISAVPKLRLGDLGHGGDPTVETFGARSVPARDVAGHDGYFEPGTDSLTAVAEIVLGSAAPDVAAVSAEAAPEPGVVPGDSPVGAAGRPAPHPTDDAHSAVR from the coding sequence ATGGGCACCAGAGAACGAGCGGTTCGGCAGCTCCGATCGATCGGCCGCCCGACAGCTGCGGTGCTCGGCCTGAGCGTGCTGGTCGGCCTCACCACGGCACCCGCATCGACGGCGGCGGCCCCCTTCGCGCCCGCAGCCTCGGCGGCGGCCGCCTGGGCGCAGGATCGTTCACAGGGCAGGCCGCTGCCGCCGCCTGATGCCGAGCCCGCCGTGATCGCCGCGTTCTTCGCCGCCACCGGTCCGGCCGAGGCCGAACGTCTGGTCGACGCCCATCCCGCCGTGCTGGGACAGCTGGACGGCGCGCCCGCCGCGCTGCGGTACGCCGCGAACCGGCACCGCTCGGACGAGTCGGAGCCTGCGGCCGGACCCGACGAGGCAGCGGTCCGTCAGGAGCAGCTGTTGCTGTTCGATCCGCAGGGGCGCGGCCGGGTCGCCGTGGTGCTGGGCGATCTGGACGAGGCGCGGGACGTCGCGGTGCTCGTCCCCGGTTCGGACGTGGACCTGGCTCGGTTCGCCGAGTCGGAGCTGCCGCTGCGCAGGCCGATGGGCATGGCTCGGGCGCTCCATGACGAGCTGACCACCCGGTCCCCCGGCACGCAGACCGCCGTCATCGCCTGGCTGGGCTACCAGACGCCCGAGGGTATCGGGCTGGACGCCGTCGGCGGGCGGCTGGCGCGTGCCGGCGCCCATGAGCTGGTCGACTTCGCCACCGGCCTGCGGACCCAGAACCCGGACCAGCGGATCAGCCTCGTCTGCCACAGCTACGGCGCGGTGGTCTGCGGTCTGGCCGCGCCCGAACTCGCCGCCGACGAACTCGTGTTCCTCGCCGCACCAGGCGTCCGCGCCGAGTCGGTGGAGGAACTGGACACCGAGGCACGAGTCTGGGCAGGCCGAGGTGAGAACGACTGGATCTCGGCCGTCCCGAAGCTGCGTCTGGGGGACCTCGGTCACGGCGGCGACCCGACGGTCGAGACCTTCGGCGCTCGCAGCGTGCCTGCTCGGGACGTCGCAGGACATGACGGCTACTTCGAGCCGGGCACCGACTCGTTGACCGCCGTGGCCGAGATCGTGCTGGGCTCCGCCGCGCCCGATGTCGCGGCCGTGTCCGCCGAGGCGGCCCCGGAACCTGGCGTTGTTCCCGGCGACTCCCCGGTCGGCGCAGCAGGCCGCCCGGCGCCGCACCCGACTGACGACGCCCACTCGGCGGTGCGCTGA
- a CDS encoding response regulator transcription factor, producing the protein MIRVLVADDQAMVREGFSALLAAQSDIEVVGSASDGREAVTETRRLTGEGVGPDVVLMDIRMPVLDGLAATRLLMDLPRPADSSPPRVLVLTTFDLDDYVYEALRSGASGFLLKHAPSADLLAAVRVVAEGEALLAPSVTRRLIEDFVRTRPVEPPLRGGPGRPDPLRALTDRETEVLTLVARGLSNTEIAGRLVLAEQTVKSHVSRVLAKLGVRDRAQAVIAAYECGLVTVGS; encoded by the coding sequence ATGATTCGCGTCCTGGTGGCAGACGACCAGGCGATGGTGCGGGAGGGGTTCTCGGCGCTGCTCGCGGCTCAGTCCGACATCGAGGTGGTCGGCTCGGCCTCCGACGGTCGCGAGGCGGTGACCGAGACCCGGCGGCTGACCGGCGAGGGCGTCGGGCCGGACGTGGTGTTGATGGACATCCGGATGCCCGTCCTCGACGGTCTCGCCGCGACCCGACTGCTGATGGACCTGCCCCGTCCGGCCGACAGCTCGCCGCCTCGCGTGCTGGTGCTCACCACCTTCGACCTGGACGACTACGTCTACGAGGCGCTGCGCTCCGGCGCCAGCGGCTTCCTGCTCAAACACGCTCCGTCGGCCGATCTGCTGGCCGCCGTCCGGGTTGTGGCCGAGGGCGAGGCACTGCTCGCTCCCTCGGTGACCCGGCGGCTCATCGAGGACTTCGTCCGGACGCGGCCGGTGGAGCCGCCGCTCCGAGGAGGGCCTGGTCGCCCCGATCCCCTCCGTGCGCTGACCGATCGGGAGACCGAAGTGCTGACCCTGGTCGCCAGAGGTCTGTCCAACACCGAGATCGCAGGCCGCCTCGTGCTCGCCGAGCAGACGGTGAAAAGCCATGTCAGCCGGGTCCTGGCCAAGCTCGGGGTGCGGGACCGAGCCCAGGCCGTGATCGCCGCCTACGAATGCGGGCTGGTGACGGTCGGCTCCTGA
- the scpB gene encoding SMC-Scp complex subunit ScpB: MGPDPLVPEPAQPEPDHPEPEHPEPEQPEPEQPRPDQPGPEVPVPNVPVPDVPEPAAPVPDVPQPAVPQPEVPDPDVPAPPAGAAASPAAPAPPATPAPSAPSAARDRMSSTRDDAPDLTDDPALDAALEALLLVVDVPAGEELLAGTLDQPAGRISAALCRIATRYDAAESGIELRRIGEGWRLYTRDRYAPYVERYLLDGQRAKLTRAALETLAVIAYRQPTTRSRVAAVRGVNVDGVIRTLLGRGLVEETGTDPETGGLLYRTTELFLERLGLSSLEQLPPIAPLLPEVDSIDEQL, encoded by the coding sequence ATCGGGCCCGACCCGCTCGTACCGGAACCGGCCCAGCCGGAACCGGACCACCCTGAACCCGAGCACCCTGAACCCGAGCAGCCGGAACCCGAGCAGCCGAGACCCGACCAGCCGGGCCCCGAGGTGCCGGTGCCGAACGTGCCGGTCCCGGACGTTCCAGAACCCGCCGCCCCCGTGCCCGACGTGCCCCAGCCTGCGGTTCCCCAGCCCGAGGTGCCCGACCCGGACGTGCCTGCGCCGCCTGCGGGGGCGGCCGCATCCCCGGCCGCACCGGCACCCCCGGCCACACCGGCCCCGTCGGCCCCATCGGCCGCGCGAGACCGGATGTCCTCGACGCGAGACGACGCCCCCGACCTGACCGACGACCCCGCCCTCGACGCGGCGTTGGAGGCCCTGCTGCTGGTCGTGGACGTCCCGGCGGGTGAGGAGCTGCTCGCGGGGACGCTCGATCAGCCTGCCGGGCGCATCTCGGCGGCCCTGTGCCGAATCGCCACGCGGTATGACGCGGCCGAGAGCGGCATCGAACTCCGTCGAATCGGCGAGGGCTGGCGCCTGTACACCCGTGATCGGTACGCGCCTTATGTCGAGAGATACCTGCTCGACGGGCAGCGGGCGAAGCTGACGAGGGCCGCGCTGGAGACGTTGGCGGTGATCGCCTACCGGCAGCCGACCACACGATCCCGAGTGGCCGCAGTACGCGGGGTGAACGTCGACGGAGTCATCCGTACCCTGTTGGGTCGTGGCCTGGTCGAGGAGACCGGCACCGACCCGGAGACCGGCGGTCTGCTCTACCGGACCACCGAGCTGTTCCTCGAACGTCTCGGGCTGTCCTCCCTGGAGCAGCTCCCGCCGATCGCCCCATTGCTACCCGAAGTGGATTCCATCGATGAGCAACTCTGA
- a CDS encoding ParA family protein: MSTPSPSAGRPRGAAVDLGLTPRAADPTEEEALEALEGEIGPTGRPRRHVPDPPLLDRHGPATVLAMCNQKGGVGKTTSTINLGAALAECGRRVLLVDFDPQGALSVGLGVYPHHLDTTIYNVIMERQVSVQEVVQETSTEGMHLLPSNIDLSAAEVQLVVEVGREQALARVLRPVLADYDYILVDCQPSLGLLTVNALAAAHGVLIPLECEFFSLRGVALLIDTIEKVRERLNPDLEITGILATMFDPRTLHSREVMARVVEAFGDIVFDTVINRTVRFPETTVAGEPITRWAPRSAGAKAYRALAREVIAR, from the coding sequence ATGTCGACACCGTCGCCTTCGGCCGGTCGGCCGCGTGGTGCGGCGGTCGACCTGGGCCTCACGCCCAGGGCAGCCGACCCCACCGAGGAAGAGGCCCTTGAGGCACTCGAGGGCGAGATCGGGCCCACCGGAAGGCCCCGCCGTCACGTTCCCGACCCGCCGTTACTGGACCGGCACGGCCCCGCCACGGTGCTGGCGATGTGCAATCAGAAGGGCGGGGTCGGCAAGACGACCTCGACCATCAACCTCGGCGCGGCACTGGCCGAGTGCGGCAGACGGGTGCTGCTCGTCGACTTCGACCCGCAGGGCGCCCTGTCGGTCGGTCTCGGCGTGTATCCGCATCATCTGGACACCACCATCTACAACGTGATCATGGAGCGACAGGTCTCCGTTCAGGAGGTCGTGCAGGAGACCTCCACCGAGGGCATGCACCTGCTGCCCAGCAACATCGACCTGTCGGCGGCCGAGGTCCAGCTCGTGGTCGAGGTCGGCCGGGAGCAGGCGCTGGCCAGGGTCCTGCGGCCGGTACTGGCCGACTACGACTACATCCTGGTCGACTGTCAGCCCTCGCTCGGCCTGCTCACCGTGAACGCGCTGGCCGCCGCGCACGGCGTCCTCATTCCGCTGGAGTGCGAGTTCTTCAGTCTGCGTGGCGTGGCACTGCTGATCGACACCATCGAGAAGGTGCGGGAGCGGCTGAATCCGGATCTGGAGATCACCGGAATACTCGCCACCATGTTCGATCCTCGTACCCTGCATTCCCGCGAGGTCATGGCCAGAGTCGTCGAGGCCTTCGGCGACATCGTGTTCGACACGGTGATCAACCGGACGGTGCGATTCCCGGAGACGACGGTCGCGGGGGAGCCGATCACTCGCTGGGCACCCCGCTCGGCGGGCGCGAAGGCCTACCGGGCGCTGGCGCGCGAGGTGATCGCGCGATGA
- a CDS encoding SDR family oxidoreductase — protein MIGVTGATGAVGGRIARLLADQGTATRLVVRDAGRAPELPESSVRAASYSDADGMRAAFDGVRTLFLVSADADPERVPQHRTAVDAAVAAGVEHLVYLSFLSADPDATFTFARDHFRTEEYIRASGVEFTFLRPSLYLDLLPTWVADDGVIRGPAGDGQVAWVSRDDVARVARSVLTGTGHAGRVYDVTGPELLTLARSAAVLSTFAHRPITYQEQTLAEAKASRSGHGAEDWELEGWVTSYAAISTGEMAVRGDVVAQLTGRNPLSLAEFLRTHPDSVELLTRN, from the coding sequence ATGATCGGGGTGACCGGAGCCACCGGAGCAGTCGGCGGCCGAATCGCGCGGCTGCTCGCGGACCAGGGCACGGCGACCCGGCTGGTGGTCCGCGACGCCGGACGCGCACCCGAGCTGCCGGAATCGTCGGTCCGCGCTGCCTCCTACTCCGACGCCGACGGAATGCGTGCCGCGTTCGACGGCGTGCGAACCCTCTTCCTCGTCTCCGCCGACGCCGACCCGGAGCGGGTGCCGCAACACCGGACGGCGGTCGACGCCGCCGTCGCCGCCGGCGTCGAACACCTCGTGTACCTGTCGTTCCTCAGCGCCGACCCGGACGCGACGTTCACCTTCGCGAGGGATCACTTCCGCACCGAGGAGTACATCCGCGCCAGCGGCGTCGAGTTCACCTTCCTCCGGCCCAGTCTCTACCTGGACCTGTTGCCCACCTGGGTGGCCGACGACGGCGTCATCAGGGGGCCGGCAGGCGACGGCCAGGTCGCGTGGGTCTCCCGCGACGACGTCGCCCGCGTCGCCCGGTCGGTCCTCACCGGAACCGGTCATGCGGGCCGGGTCTACGACGTCACGGGTCCGGAACTGCTGACGCTGGCCCGATCGGCGGCGGTGCTCTCCACCTTCGCCCACCGCCCCATCACCTACCAGGAACAGACACTGGCCGAGGCGAAGGCATCCCGGTCCGGTCACGGTGCCGAAGACTGGGAATTGGAGGGCTGGGTCACCTCCTACGCGGCGATCTCGACCGGCGAGATGGCCGTGCGCGGCGATGTCGTGGCCCAGCTCACCGGACGGAATCCGCTGTCCCTGGCGGAATTCCTGCGGACTCATCCCGACAGTGTGGAACTGCTCACGCGGAATTGA
- a CDS encoding sensor histidine kinase, giving the protein MTTEAPTRNTDKPERLQPRALIRVATLVLLTGPDRLLGTPRPRMSRLLRWTMSPLVTALLLANVAFGVSRLDPLVSSPGPGADAPLAPVPQLALLASAGICAFAFFRPLIAWRLATATMVGWVFLFHEVLGDLLPFWSNYLTVMFLVAFRHAKWIAVTTATCGFGLLLSVLPLAMDEAVGTFPVTELLLSGVIVVLLGGVLGRFRTSAVLQSSPTAEGEDPEGHAERRQREELAGLVAETGRAVRSWARTAGALLSLVLISGTDTALARRGHTPRRWRRQVRVPLIAAYALTVTIAGVDNFADQQDTIWPEILAFAGGGIAVLAFVLPMVAWRASILAIVTAFVTVPADLGRMLPMWVVVLTVLFLVAYRHTARIVLVILAVTCVVVWISAALAERSWGMINLGGVLVSAIVVALLAYSLGSAHRARRDLAAEEQRTSEAQAEQVRLSERNRIAREMHDVVAHHMSMIAVRSETAPYRLPDLSESGRQEIAEIGEAARAAMSDMQRLLGVLRDADHQPARAPQPGLNDLADLVATSGDSGMPVTMSLPDGLEQVVGEALGLTAYRIVQEALTNASRYAPNAPIRIDLTRDGAKLIITVRNEPPSEPPQVAVRRSGGGHGLTGMRERVDLHRGTLTAGPTASGGFQIRAVLPLTDDAPSDDAEE; this is encoded by the coding sequence GTGACAACGGAGGCACCGACGAGGAACACCGACAAACCGGAGCGGCTGCAGCCACGTGCCCTGATCAGAGTGGCGACCCTGGTCCTGCTGACCGGTCCGGATCGTTTGCTGGGCACGCCACGTCCACGGATGTCGCGTCTGCTTCGTTGGACGATGTCGCCACTCGTCACCGCCTTGCTCTTGGCGAACGTCGCATTCGGTGTGTCCCGGCTCGATCCGCTCGTGAGCAGCCCCGGACCCGGGGCAGACGCCCCGCTCGCACCGGTACCTCAGCTAGCGCTGCTGGCCTCGGCGGGCATCTGCGCCTTCGCCTTCTTTCGACCGCTGATCGCCTGGCGGCTGGCGACGGCCACGATGGTCGGCTGGGTGTTCCTCTTCCATGAGGTCCTCGGCGACCTGCTGCCCTTCTGGTCGAACTACCTCACGGTGATGTTCCTGGTCGCCTTCCGCCATGCGAAGTGGATCGCGGTGACGACCGCGACATGCGGATTCGGGCTGTTGCTGTCCGTACTCCCCCTGGCGATGGACGAGGCCGTCGGCACTTTTCCGGTCACCGAGCTGCTGCTGTCCGGCGTCATCGTCGTACTGCTCGGCGGCGTCCTCGGCCGGTTCCGCACCAGCGCCGTCCTCCAGAGCTCTCCCACCGCCGAGGGCGAGGACCCCGAGGGGCATGCCGAGCGCAGGCAGCGGGAGGAGCTCGCCGGGCTCGTCGCCGAGACAGGCAGGGCCGTGCGGTCCTGGGCACGCACGGCGGGCGCGCTGCTGTCATTGGTGCTGATCAGCGGCACCGATACCGCACTGGCCCGGCGCGGACACACTCCACGCCGATGGCGACGCCAAGTCCGCGTGCCGTTGATCGCCGCCTACGCACTGACCGTGACGATCGCAGGCGTCGACAACTTCGCGGACCAGCAGGACACCATCTGGCCCGAGATCCTGGCATTCGCAGGCGGCGGGATCGCCGTCCTGGCGTTCGTCCTGCCCATGGTCGCCTGGCGAGCCAGCATCCTGGCGATCGTGACGGCCTTCGTCACCGTTCCGGCGGACCTCGGGCGGATGCTGCCGATGTGGGTGGTCGTGCTGACCGTGCTGTTCCTGGTCGCCTACCGACACACCGCGCGGATCGTACTGGTGATCCTGGCGGTGACCTGCGTGGTCGTATGGATCAGCGCGGCACTGGCCGAACGATCGTGGGGGATGATCAACCTCGGCGGAGTGCTCGTCTCCGCGATCGTGGTGGCGCTGCTCGCCTACTCCCTCGGCTCCGCGCACCGGGCCCGCCGAGACCTCGCGGCCGAGGAGCAGCGCACCTCCGAGGCACAGGCCGAACAGGTGCGGCTCAGCGAGCGCAACCGGATCGCCAGGGAGATGCACGACGTGGTGGCTCACCACATGTCGATGATCGCGGTGCGATCCGAGACCGCCCCCTACCGCCTGCCCGATCTGTCCGAGTCCGGCAGACAGGAGATCGCCGAGATCGGCGAGGCCGCCCGCGCAGCGATGTCGGACATGCAACGACTTCTCGGCGTGCTCCGCGACGCCGATCACCAGCCCGCCCGCGCGCCGCAGCCGGGCCTGAACGATCTGGCCGACCTCGTCGCCACCAGCGGCGACTCCGGCATGCCGGTCACGATGAGCCTGCCGGACGGCCTGGAACAGGTCGTCGGCGAGGCCTTGGGCCTGACCGCATACCGCATCGTCCAGGAGGCGCTGACCAACGCAAGCCGCTACGCCCCCAATGCGCCGATCCGGATCGATCTGACCCGCGACGGGGCTAAGCTGATCATTACGGTGCGGAACGAACCACCGTCCGAACCGCCACAGGTCGCAGTGCGCCGATCGGGCGGCGGGCACGGCCTGACCGGCATGCGGGAGCGGGTCGACCTGCACCGGGGAACGCTGACGGCGGGTCCGACCGCGAGTGGCGGCTTCCAGATCCGGGCCGTGCTGCCTCTGACCGACGACGCACCGTCCGACGACGCCGAGGAGTAG
- a CDS encoding segregation and condensation protein A, whose amino-acid sequence MTGREREPVLAPVAATEPGGEPGRSDPSPASPASPAASAADVGSTSGAVDPVQLETRIDPGRAGPLDPETELTLDPASTPADPAPHGGRFTVHLHNFEGPFDLLLQLISQHRMDVTEVALHKVTDEFIAHIRGLGEEWDLDEITEFLVIAATLLDLKAARLLPAADVEDEEDLALLEARDLLFARLLQYRAYKQVAALFSELEAGAFRRYPRSVTLEERFEGLLPEVLLGVDANRFAEVAAAVFRPRPPPAVSLEHLHMARVSVREHAAYLRVLLAERGEASFAELTEDCEQTVEVVARFLALLELYRETSVLFDQTDPLGDLRVRWVGGSVEHARAVAESDRAGVEDEEYG is encoded by the coding sequence ATGACCGGTCGCGAGCGGGAACCGGTGCTCGCGCCCGTGGCGGCGACGGAGCCGGGCGGCGAGCCTGGCCGGTCTGATCCGTCTCCGGCGTCTCCGGCGTCTCCGGCAGCGTCCGCCGCCGACGTCGGGTCGACGTCCGGGGCGGTCGATCCGGTGCAGCTCGAGACGCGGATCGATCCCGGCCGGGCAGGCCCCCTCGATCCCGAGACAGAACTGACCCTCGACCCGGCCTCGACGCCGGCCGACCCCGCCCCGCACGGCGGTCGGTTCACCGTGCATCTGCACAACTTCGAGGGACCGTTCGACCTGCTGCTGCAACTCATCTCGCAGCATCGGATGGACGTCACCGAGGTGGCCCTGCACAAGGTCACCGACGAGTTCATCGCCCACATCCGAGGGCTGGGCGAGGAATGGGACCTCGACGAGATCACCGAGTTCCTGGTGATCGCGGCGACCCTGCTCGACCTCAAGGCGGCGCGGCTGCTGCCCGCCGCGGACGTGGAGGACGAAGAGGATCTGGCACTGTTGGAGGCCAGGGACCTGCTGTTCGCCCGACTGCTCCAGTACCGCGCTTACAAGCAGGTGGCGGCGCTGTTCAGCGAGCTGGAGGCGGGCGCGTTCCGGCGGTACCCGAGGTCGGTGACCCTGGAGGAGCGGTTCGAGGGACTGCTGCCCGAGGTGCTCCTCGGCGTCGACGCGAATCGATTCGCCGAGGTGGCGGCCGCGGTGTTCCGGCCGCGCCCGCCGCCTGCCGTGTCGTTGGAGCACCTGCACATGGCGAGGGTGTCGGTGCGGGAGCACGCGGCGTACCTGCGGGTCCTGCTCGCGGAGCGCGGTGAGGCGAGCTTCGCCGAGCTCACCGAGGACTGCGAGCAGACCGTGGAGGTGGTCGCTCGGTTCCTCGCCCTGTTGGAGCTGTACCGGGAGACCTCGGTGCTCTTCGACCAGACCGATCCGCTGGGCGACCTGCGGGTGCGGTGGGTCGGCGGCAGCGTCGAGCATGCCAGGGCGGTCGCCGAGTCCGATCGGGCAGGCGTCGAGGACGAGGAGTACGGGTGA
- a CDS encoding DUF1707 domain-containing protein, with translation MASFANTNGLRIGDAERGQAMQFLGDHFAQGRLTIEEYEERIGAVTLARTRSELIVLFNDLPGTHQLAPDLTVGEPERTPAPAPTKTTGTAPSIGDSLGPFVRSAGELADSLGRSLNRAISSGDVQPAAGESPRYRVLAGVLQIVPCFGAGRFYTGHVKLGLAQFLLSFIGVGLLWSFVDGVLLLAHGGEDAERRALR, from the coding sequence ATGGCCTCCTTCGCCAACACCAACGGTCTCCGCATCGGCGACGCCGAGCGCGGACAGGCGATGCAGTTCCTCGGCGACCACTTCGCCCAGGGCAGGCTGACGATAGAGGAGTACGAGGAGCGGATCGGGGCCGTGACCCTGGCCCGCACCCGCTCGGAACTCATCGTGCTGTTCAACGACCTGCCCGGCACTCACCAGCTGGCTCCCGACCTCACGGTGGGCGAACCGGAGCGCACCCCGGCCCCCGCGCCGACGAAGACCACCGGCACAGCGCCGAGCATCGGGGACTCCCTCGGCCCGTTCGTCCGGTCGGCGGGCGAACTCGCCGACTCACTCGGCCGTTCGCTCAACCGCGCGATCTCCTCCGGAGACGTCCAACCTGCGGCGGGCGAGTCACCGAGGTATCGCGTGTTGGCGGGCGTCCTGCAGATCGTGCCGTGCTTCGGCGCAGGTCGGTTCTACACCGGTCACGTCAAGCTCGGGCTGGCCCAGTTCCTGCTCTCCTTCATCGGGGTCGGCCTGCTCTGGTCCTTCGTCGACGGCGTGCTACTGCTCGCCCACGGCGGCGAGGACGCCGAGCGGCGCGCGCTGCGCTGA
- a CDS encoding pseudouridine synthase has protein sequence MSNSEHSSRPPRRERPAAPGDDHPEGIRLQKVLSRAGIASRRAAEELIAAGRVSIDGKVVTEMGRRVDPTTVTIHVDGNRVVVREDLEYLALNKPVGMHSTMSDDMGRPCIGDLITSRSERLFHVGRLDADTEGLLLLTNDGDLAHRLMHPSYEVSKTYLAEVSAPIARDVSKTLKAGVELEDGPASVDNFRVIESHGSKAMVEIVLHEGRKHIVRRLLDHVGHPVERLVRTSIGEVKLGDQRPGSMRKLNHPEIGSLYRAVGL, from the coding sequence ATGAGCAACTCTGAGCACAGCAGTCGTCCGCCGCGTCGCGAGCGCCCCGCCGCACCCGGCGACGATCACCCGGAGGGCATCCGACTGCAGAAGGTGCTCTCCCGCGCGGGCATCGCGTCGCGTCGCGCAGCCGAGGAGCTGATCGCCGCCGGGCGGGTCAGCATCGACGGCAAGGTCGTCACCGAGATGGGGCGCCGCGTCGATCCGACGACGGTCACCATCCACGTCGACGGCAATCGCGTGGTGGTCCGGGAGGACCTGGAGTACCTCGCACTGAACAAGCCGGTCGGGATGCACAGCACCATGTCCGACGACATGGGCAGGCCGTGCATCGGCGACCTGATCACCAGCCGTTCGGAGCGGCTCTTCCACGTGGGCAGGCTGGACGCCGACACGGAGGGCCTGCTGCTGCTGACCAACGACGGCGACCTCGCGCACCGGCTGATGCACCCGTCCTACGAGGTCAGCAAGACCTACCTCGCCGAGGTCTCCGCCCCGATCGCCAGGGACGTCTCCAAGACGCTGAAGGCGGGCGTCGAACTGGAGGACGGCCCGGCCAGCGTGGACAACTTCCGCGTCATCGAGTCCCACGGCTCCAAGGCGATGGTGGAGATCGTCCTGCACGAGGGCAGGAAGCACATCGTCCGCAGGCTGCTCGACCACGTCGGGCACCCGGTCGAGCGGTTGGTGCGGACCTCCATCGGCGAGGTGAAGCTGGGCGACCAGCGGCCGGGCAGCATGCGCAAGCTCAACCATCCCGAGATCGGGTCGCTCTATCGCGCGGTCGGGCTGTGA